The DNA window TTCACAAGAACCGCTTTCCCTCATCCCTTTTCTTCTTTGGGAATTGATCCCTCCGTTCAGAGGACCAAGGGGGTCCTTAGCTGTGGGAATCCCAGTTTCTCTAACAGCTGGAGATCTGATCTGATTTCCACTTCCTCAGTACTACTTCTGTATCAGCGCCCCCTGTGCAGCACACAGCTCCTGAGGAGGTAACTGTGAGAAAATTCTCATTCAGTCTCgtgttttgcaaaaaaaaacaggagtacttgtggtaccttaaagactaacaaatttattttagcatgagctttcgtgagctaaagctcacttcactgcatccgaagaagtgagctttagctcacgaaagctcatgctaaaataaatttgttagtctttaaggtgccacaagtactcctgttttttttgcggatacagactaacacggctgctactctgaaacctctcgtGTTTTGGTTATTTTCGTATTCCCATGACCATTAAAAATGATCTTTTCTCTCAAATATTGCTGGTGTGGGGATGTCATGAATACGTTACGCTTTGGTAAGGGTTTGCACAAACTGTTGCTTAACTGACAGCTGATTGTGTGTGTCAAAATGAGAGGGAAAGTATCTTCCATAGTATGAAAGGAATTCTACTATGTCGAAGAAGCTGTCATGTATAGAAGACTCCATTCTGCGGGGTAGGGGTAGAAAGTCATTATTCGCTGGTTTAGCTTTGAGTTAGTACATATTCTAAAAGTAAATCACCGCTTAAGCCAGCTACTATTTTCTGTTGTGGATAAAACCCAGAAACGAGCATTAATCTAGAACTAGGTGTGTTCCTTCCACTAGTAACTTGGGTCCTCTCAGTCAAATTCCTCTTTGAAGTTGTGCCTGCTCTGTTGCAATGCATTTACGACCCCACCGTTTAATTTAGAGCTAATTTCTATTAGCCTTTATTTGTTTCTGTAAAACAGAATTTCTATATGGTGCTTTCCTAGACCATTGCAGCGAAATAAACAATGCAATTTAAATGACATAGATTCTCTGGTAGATGCATCTGCACTGACgatatttattttgtttccttCAATATTAGATTGTTCTGCTTACACTGAAATATTATTctggctataaggtgccacaggattctttgctgctaaatgTTATAGTGACGGGGAAACCGCTTGAATAACCTAAGATAAAATAAAAGTGAAAGAGAACATTCAGATTAATATCTATCCATTCCTATAATCCGATTTTACTTCTTGTTTACTATCAAGTAGAAAAAAAGTGATAATTCCTGTAATACATGGACTCTATAGTTAAAATGAAACCTCCGCTTACTTGCAATCTCCTTCTTGGATGGCAAGCATGATATCAATGACTCATGTTCAAAGATCAATCCCTAAAATTCAGTGTTTAAAATTAGACTAACCAGcaaaaaaatatttgagaaatgaAAGCCAAAATAGGGGAaataacaggttaaagaatatttagataccTTAGATAATTCAAGTGGGCAGGGCCTGATAAAaatcatcctagggtacttaaggaactagctgactcaatcttggaaccattagcaattatctttgagaagtagAGGACAGGTGAGTTCCCAGAAGACTGAAggagggcaaacatagtacctatctttaaaagggggaacaaagaggacgaGCAAATTTTAGAagagtcagcctaacttcaatacctggaaagatactggagcaaattattaaacactgaatttgtaagcacctggaggataattGGGTTATAAGGAATGGCCTGCATGgatttttaaagaacaaatcatgccaaaccaatctaattgccttctttgAGGGTTTACTGGCCTAATGCAAAGGGAGGAAGAAGCAGGTTacatattagggaaaactttctaactataagagtagttaagctctggaacaggcttccaagggaggttgtgaaatccccataattggaagttttaaaaaacaagttggacaaacacctgttaggggtGTGTTCATTTGGCTCaccacagcacagggggctggacttgatgacttctggAGGTCCTTCCAGTTCCAGCCCTACATATATATGATTATGCTACAAATAACCATTATTGTTATCTTCATCACCAagactcagcatttctgaaatatCTTCTCTTGCACTATACACAATAAAAAGGCATTAAGTATATAACCCTCCTCCTTCAAGACCTAAGCAACCAACAACTGTCTTGGATTAAGAAGAAGCTTCCAGCAGGCATGCTAGTGTTTGTTATTGGAATTTTACACCTTCTTCAAGACATCTACTAGAATGCTACAGTGACAGTCATTGGTGTGATCCGGTAAGGCAGTTCCTATGCTTCAAAAAAATAAGGTGAAAATCATCATAATATTATATTTATGAATCAATACTTAGAAACTGTGTTTCCCAGGATTTGAGTTATTCCTTATAAAGCCAATAGGAGCTCGTTGTTTCTTATAGGTAAAGGATGGGGCCATTGGAATGCCTAATTATAttggatttacactagtgtaatcaAGATAAGGTCCTCTCTTTCTCTTCACAACTACTTCTTCCCATTACATCAGTAGCTGAAATTTCTGAAATCTAAACCCATAAACTTTTAGAAGTTCCTAATGTCCATTTGACAGATCCTACCACCTCCAATGAATATATATTTAGCAATTGTATTCAGGGGGACAGTTGAAATTCAATGCTTTGGCCTAACACTTACAGCTACTTTTCACCATACAATATTATACTATTGCATTTACCACTAGTGCCTCAGTGTTGAGAAAAAGAAACACCGTCCACCATTGATTCCAAACTCTCATCACTGACAGGAATACTTGTCTCGTTGTGAGAATTTTGCTACAAAATTAGGAAAACAGTAGATGGCGACATGTTATTTTTCCTCCAATTGACTGTAGgacacagaaaaatgtgaatgtttGTATTCCTAACAGGGGGTTTCATCTTCCTTCTGAGCTACAGTGTCTCCATTTCTTCGTTTTAACTAAGACTAAAATTAAGTCAGGGACTGAAGTAAAAACAACAATGTTTTCATTAAGGGATGGAGAAGGAAATCAAGCGTCTATTTTCGGATTAATAAAATCGAACTGGAACACTCCTTGAAAGTGACAGTCTgttcaaaacaataaaaaaaataaaatctagcaGATATAACAACTCACAATCAGAGCTAATTTTTCAGAAATTTAAATATATGCTGCTGTTGCACGGTTTCACTTCCTAAGAATCAAACCACACATAGGCTGAAATCTACGTCAGCTCGAAATCAGTGCGAAATAAAAAGTGTGATTTTCCTGCAGACTTTAATTCAAAACATTTCGGGTTACTTACTGATTTAAAATTAAAGAgtatcattaaaaaaataaaatatatttaaaatataaattttcaTTATGAAAAACAATCTATCCAGGACTGAAATTTCACCAAAGCTTCAAATCACTCATCAAAAATACAGAAATCACTACTGAGCATCATTCATTCCTTGTGAAGCCATTAGATGTGTCCTTAAAAAATCAGGGATTACTTTCAAATATCTTTACTTTAAAAGCCATCTCAAATAACCATTTATACAAAAAGCAGAAGAGATACTATCACGGTCCTCTCTGAGAGACTACTCATAACATTCCATCCAGAGACTTACCTGTCCTGCATCATTTGGGTTAAGTTCCTGCTGTTTCTCCTCCCCATTTTGCAAAGAGTGGGGGAAGTTGGGGCTGAAAACCATGAGGTCATTCTTGGCGGTGCCTTCCCCTACACACAAGTTCCGGCTCTGGCGCTGGGAATAGGACCAACTCCCCACCTCGCTCGCGCACACCACGGTGGCTTTCCCAGGCCTGCACATCACTTCCGGACCCGGGCGGCATCTCAGGCCAACATACACGACAATCACCAGCACAAACAGCCCGGACACCGAGCAAATGGCGATCATTAAAGACACGTTCATGTCAACCAAGGGCCCTTCGCTCCCGCCCCTTGGCCTCGAGTCCCATTTCACAGCCTGGGGACTCTCCACCAGGGACAGGCTGACAGTGGCTGTCGCTGACAGCGCCGGCTCCCCATGGTCCTTCACCAGGATCACGAGTCTCTGGCTGGGGCCGTCCGCCTCCTCCAAGGCCCGCGTCGTGCTGATCTCCCCGCTGTACACACCCACCCGGAAAGGCCCCGCAGCCCCGGGCTCCTGCACTTCGTAGCGAAGCCAGGCGTTGTAGCCGGAATCCGCATCCACCGCTCGGATCTTGCCCACCACGTGCCCTGCGCCGGCCGACAGCGGAACCAGCTCGGGCCCTGGCGAGCCGCGGACGGAGCCGGCCGGGGACACTGCGGGCGCGTTGTCATTTGCATCCAGCACAAAGAGCTGCACAGTCACGTTCCCGCACAGCGACGGCAACCCGGCGTCCCTCGCGCTCACCTGGAActgcagcacttgcagctcctCGTAGTCAAAGGGCTGCAGGGCATAGATGTGCCCGCTCTCCGAGTGCACCGAGATGTAGCTGGACAGGGGCTGCTCTCCCACACTTCGCTCCACCACCTTGTAGCTCACAAAGGCGTTTTCCCTCAGGTCCGGGTCCGAGGCAGACACGGTCAAGAGATGGGCCCCGGGCGGGTTGTTTTCCTTCACAAACACCGTATAAACGGGCTGAGGGAAAGCGGGGGCGTTATCGTTCACATCCGCGATTGGcaccaaaatgctgctgctggcCGACAGAGACGGGGCCCCTTCGTCTCTGGCTGTCACCACGAGCTTATATTCAGACACTCGCTCCCGATCCACGGCCTCCGCCAGCACCAGCGAGTGATAATTCTTAAAGGTGGAGACGAGCCGAAAGGGCAGGTTCGGGGGGATGGAGCAGGTGACTTTGCCGTTATCTCCCGAGTCCCGGTCAGAGACGCTAATAAGAGCCACCACTGTCCCCGGGGGCGCGTCCTCCGGCACCGGCAGGGAAAGGGAAGTCACGGCCAGCTCAGGGGCGTTATCGTTCACGTCTATAACATCTATCAAAATTTTGCAGTGGCCAGCCAGTGGGAGATTCCCTTTGTCCTTCGCCTCAACTC is part of the Mauremys mutica isolate MM-2020 ecotype Southern chromosome 8, ASM2049712v1, whole genome shotgun sequence genome and encodes:
- the LOC123375395 gene encoding protocadherin alpha-8-like isoform X17, with translation MALLRRDSLVTRQLLRLVLLHTAWEVGSGQVRYSVPEESKHGTFVGRLAQDLGLEAAELVSRMFRMVSSGRRDYFEVNLQSGVLFVNSQLDREELCGQSPLCAIDLEVIVDKPLRIFHVEVEIQDINDNAPAFSANDLKIFIAESRLPGFRFPLEGASDADIGTNSLLTYKLSPNEHFTLDLQTKNDQITSADMVLKKPLDREEASLHHLLLTATDGGKPELTGTVQLVITVLDANDNAPVFNKSVYEIKLLENTANGVLVMTLNATDLDEGTNKDISYSFISHVPPNGRDLFSINSNTGEIRVKGEIDFEVHNVYEIRVEAKDKGNLPLAGHCKILIDVIDVNDNAPELAVTSLSLPVPEDAPPGTVVALISVSDRDSGDNGKVTCSIPPNLPFRLVSTFKNYHSLVLAEAVDRERVSEYKLVVTARDEGAPSLSASSSILVPIADVNDNAPAFPQPVYTVFVKENNPPGAHLLTVSASDPDLRENAFVSYKVVERSVGEQPLSSYISVHSESGHIYALQPFDYEELQVLQFQVSARDAGLPSLCGNVTVQLFVLDANDNAPAVSPAGSVRGSPGPELVPLSAGAGHVVGKIRAVDADSGYNAWLRYEVQEPGAAGPFRVGVYSGEISTTRALEEADGPSQRLVILVKDHGEPALSATATVSLSLVESPQAVKWDSRPRGGSEGPLVDMNVSLMIAICSVSGLFVLVIVVYVGLRCRPGPEVMCRPGKATVVCASEVGSWSYSQRQSRNLCVGEGTAKNDLMVFSPNFPHSLQNGEEKQQELNPNDAGQVIQAVSPSL
- the LOC123375395 gene encoding protocadherin alpha-8-like isoform X20, coding for MALLRRDSLVTRQLLRLVLLHTAWEVGSGQVRYSVPEESKHGTFVGRLAQDLGLEAAELVSRMFRMVSSGRRDYFEVNLQSGVLFVNSQLDREELCGQSPLCAIDLEVIVDKPLRIFHVEVEIQDINDNAPAFSANDLKIFIAESRLPGFRFPLEGASDADIGTNSLLTYKLSPNEHFTLDLQTKNDQITSADMVLKKPLDREEASLHHLLLTATDGGKPELTGTVQLVITVLDANDNAPVFNKSVYEIKLLENTANGVLVMTLNATDLDEGTNKDISYSFISHVPPNGRDLFSINSNTGEIRVKGEIDFEVHNVYEIRVEAKDKGNLPLAGHCKILIDVIDVNDNAPELAVTSLSLPVPEDAPPGTVVALISVSDRDSGDNGKVTCSIPPNLPFRLVSTFKNYHSLVLAEAVDRERVSEYKLVVTARDEGAPSLSASSSILVPIADVNDNAPAFPQPVYTVFVKENNPPGAHLLTVSASDPDLRENAFVSYKVVERSVGEQPLSSYISVHSESGHIYALQPFDYEELQVLQFQVSARDAGLPSLCGNVTVQLFVLDANDNAPAVSPAGSVRGSPGPELVPLSAGAGHVVGKIRAVDADSGYNAWLRYEVQEPGAAGPFRVGVYSGEISTTRALEEADGPSQRLVILVKDHGEPALSATATVSLSLVESPQAVKWDSRPRGGSEGPLVDMNVSLMIAICSVSGLFVLVIVVYVGLRCRPGPEVMCRPGKATVVCASEVGSWSYSQRQSRNLCVGEGTAKNDLMVFSPNFPHSLQNGEEKQQELNPNDAGQS
- the LOC123375395 gene encoding protocadherin alpha-8-like isoform X10 produces the protein MALLRRDSLVTRQLLRLVLLHTAWEVGSGQVRYSVPEESKHGTFVGRLAQDLGLEAAELVSRMFRMVSSGRRDYFEVNLQSGVLFVNSQLDREELCGQSPLCAIDLEVIVDKPLRIFHVEVEIQDINDNAPAFSANDLKIFIAESRLPGFRFPLEGASDADIGTNSLLTYKLSPNEHFTLDLQTKNDQITSADMVLKKPLDREEASLHHLLLTATDGGKPELTGTVQLVITVLDANDNAPVFNKSVYEIKLLENTANGVLVMTLNATDLDEGTNKDISYSFISHVPPNGRDLFSINSNTGEIRVKGEIDFEVHNVYEIRVEAKDKGNLPLAGHCKILIDVIDVNDNAPELAVTSLSLPVPEDAPPGTVVALISVSDRDSGDNGKVTCSIPPNLPFRLVSTFKNYHSLVLAEAVDRERVSEYKLVVTARDEGAPSLSASSSILVPIADVNDNAPAFPQPVYTVFVKENNPPGAHLLTVSASDPDLRENAFVSYKVVERSVGEQPLSSYISVHSESGHIYALQPFDYEELQVLQFQVSARDAGLPSLCGNVTVQLFVLDANDNAPAVSPAGSVRGSPGPELVPLSAGAGHVVGKIRAVDADSGYNAWLRYEVQEPGAAGPFRVGVYSGEISTTRALEEADGPSQRLVILVKDHGEPALSATATVSLSLVESPQAVKWDSRPRGGSEGPLVDMNVSLMIAICSVSGLFVLVIVVYVGLRCRPGPEVMCRPGKATVVCASEVGSWSYSQRQSRNLCVGEGTAKNDLMVFSPNFPHSLQNGEEKQQELNPNDAGQPKQPNPDWRYSASLRAGIQSAVHMEDAGVLRGGPGGPEQLWPTVSSATPEPEAGEVSPPVGAGVNSNSWTFKYGPGNPKQAGPGELPDKFIIPGSPAIISIRQEPPNSQTDKSDFITFGKKEETKKKKKKKKGNKTQEKKEKGNSTTDNSDQ